One window of the Endomicrobium proavitum genome contains the following:
- a CDS encoding PD-(D/E)XK nuclease family protein, producing the protein MNEIKRFPYTDILGWSVSRYDRFSNCKRQYFYDYYAKYDKDIPLEKILFLKALTSKALETGNAVHDIIRDMLKRFQKSAKPINKDKFFKYAFDLTVKYVGAKTFFESYYNNEIVDVKEVYAKVKVILENFLNSPRFKWLEENAVPTSTQWVIEPDGFGETRINNYKAFCKVDFLFPVGDKIYVMDWKTGKPDEIKHSKQLTGYSLWANFHFGKAAKDILPMIVYLYPAYAEKNVKIDDAAIAAFAKTVETETKEMYEYLSNIEKNIPKDKKDFPLTTNQFFCRYCSYREICQGK; encoded by the coding sequence ATGAACGAGATTAAAAGATTTCCATATACTGATATTTTGGGCTGGTCGGTTTCGCGCTATGACAGATTTTCTAATTGCAAAAGGCAATATTTTTACGATTATTACGCAAAATACGACAAAGATATTCCGCTTGAAAAAATTTTATTTCTCAAAGCGCTCACGTCAAAAGCTCTTGAAACGGGAAATGCGGTTCACGATATTATTCGCGACATGCTAAAGCGTTTTCAAAAAAGCGCAAAGCCTATAAATAAAGATAAGTTTTTCAAATACGCTTTTGATTTAACCGTAAAATACGTAGGCGCAAAAACTTTTTTTGAAAGTTATTATAACAATGAAATTGTTGACGTTAAAGAAGTTTACGCAAAAGTAAAAGTTATTTTAGAAAATTTTTTAAACAGTCCGCGGTTTAAGTGGCTGGAAGAAAACGCCGTGCCTACAAGCACGCAATGGGTAATAGAACCCGACGGTTTCGGCGAAACAAGAATTAATAACTACAAAGCGTTTTGTAAAGTGGATTTTTTATTTCCCGTTGGCGATAAAATATATGTAATGGACTGGAAAACCGGAAAACCGGACGAAATAAAACATTCAAAACAGCTTACGGGATACTCTCTCTGGGCTAATTTTCATTTCGGCAAAGCCGCAAAAGATATACTTCCAATGATTGTATATTTGTATCCGGCATACGCCGAAAAAAACGTTAAAATAGACGATGCCGCAATTGCCGCGTTTGCTAAAACCGTAGAAACCGAAACAAAAGAAATGTATGAGTACCTTTCAAATATTGAAAAAAATATTCCCAAAGACAAAAAAGATTTTCCGCTTACTACAAACCAATTTTTTTGCAGATATTGCAGCTACAGAGAAATATGCCAAGGCAAGTGA
- a CDS encoding beta strand repeat-containing protein, with amino-acid sequence MLKTLGSKAFSAAVCFLFMFSNLSLAGQYIDLTGSISYDVYGNGDEGTGAFPSGGVADLKDPNGNTVNITNVTTPSIGIYAAFFMESYVAAIQKDINVNNNTLTISNSIFNYVEAFGAYAAFIASGSAAFVGNISATRNAASINNSTFGDANVGGVIEFRISDSATFTGSMFATENVISIDNSTALNSAYAVAVTGVAGTVRNTAIFTGNVSAIGDAILINNSDFIGSVDATAVARFAAHDTAAFVGDVSTVRNVIAINDSTFDAELNAIVETGAEVNGSAALTGNIFAAGNIISINNSTVADAEIDISAYTAPNGSAATTGNISAVGNAISIANSTFDAAPRAFKLIVSARAVAIGGSASSAGNVSATGNVIQIADSAFNNNSSIVGGNAGAETDLGATFTGDLYATNNTVNISGNTIFAAGKDTIIYGGYAVRTGYNGTQFAADGTTNFIDDAFTGNTLNLRTKGLVVSGVQNFQNYNFYLPDNINNGEAMITATDGNGESIINASKSNGAIRLRDANIKVYTVNPLNIGDRYVLIKSSSYNFDGSPSDVTIAKNKLKIFEVGLSIDPVGSGEELAVAVTGVKVNPQSKALSEERVASIAFIGQGADLIADKAYASAAASLSSINSGRFAPFIAISGGKSRYKTGSHADISGVTLAAGLAKGFEIKNASITAGAFIEHGNGKYESLNAFNSSGVNDVFANGIMQYTGGGLFGKIDFRNNFYVEASGRAGGAGSNFNSDSIIDATTGLNANYDYESMYFGAHIGGGYNYKINDKFGLNGSAKYFYAQQAGKDISTAMGEKVKFAGINSQRVKIGAKLEYVAAEKITPYIGGAFEYELAGKADAKIEGLSVDAPSIEGASGIGEIGVSGSIGKFIIDIGAKGYAGARQGVEGMLKAKLTI; translated from the coding sequence ATGTTAAAAACACTCGGGTCTAAAGCATTTTCAGCAGCGGTATGTTTTCTATTTATGTTCTCTAATTTAAGTTTAGCAGGGCAATACATTGACCTAACAGGCAGTATTTCTTACGACGTCTATGGAAATGGCGACGAAGGAACGGGCGCGTTTCCAAGCGGCGGCGTAGCAGATTTGAAAGATCCAAACGGCAACACAGTAAATATAACCAATGTAACTACGCCCTCAATCGGTATTTATGCCGCTTTCTTTATGGAAAGCTATGTTGCTGCAATTCAAAAAGATATAAATGTAAATAATAATACGCTAACAATTAGCAACTCAATTTTTAACTACGTTGAAGCTTTCGGCGCTTACGCCGCTTTCATTGCCAGCGGTTCCGCCGCTTTTGTCGGGAATATATCCGCTACAAGAAACGCTGCCTCAATTAACAACTCAACTTTTGGCGATGCCAACGTTGGTGGAGTCATAGAATTTCGAATCTCCGACTCCGCTACTTTCACTGGAAGTATGTTCGCTACGGAGAACGTCATTTCAATTGACAACTCAACAGCCTTAAATAGCGCTTATGCTGTTGCTGTTACCGGCGTTGCCGGCACAGTCCGCAACACCGCCATTTTTACAGGAAACGTGTCCGCTATAGGGGACGCTATTTTAATTAATAATTCGGACTTTATTGGTTCTGTTGACGCTACGGCTGTCGCCAGATTTGCCGCCCATGACACAGCCGCTTTCGTTGGGGATGTATCAACTGTCAGAAACGTCATCGCAATTAATGATTCAACTTTTGACGCTGAGCTCAACGCTATTGTGGAAACCGGCGCCGAAGTCAACGGCTCCGCCGCTCTCACCGGAAACATATTTGCCGCCGGAAACATCATCTCAATTAACAACTCAACTGTCGCTGATGCCGAAATTGACATTAGCGCCTATACCGCGCCCAACGGCTCCGCCGCTACTACCGGGAATATATCTGCTGTAGGAAACGCCATCTCAATTGCAAATTCAACTTTTGACGCTGCCCCGCGCGCTTTCAAACTTATCGTTTCCGCCCGCGCCGTAGCCATTGGCGGCTCCGCCTCTTCCGCCGGGAACGTATCTGCTACAGGGAACGTTATTCAAATTGCCGACTCGGCTTTTAACAACAACTCTTCTATCGTCGGCGGCAACGCCGGCGCCGAAACCGACCTTGGCGCTACTTTTACCGGCGACTTATATGCAACAAACAATACGGTAAACATATCTGGCAATACAATATTTGCCGCAGGCAAAGACACAATTATTTACGGCGGATATGCTGTAAGAACCGGATACAACGGCACGCAATTTGCCGCTGACGGCACAACTAATTTTATAGACGATGCCTTTACCGGCAACACATTAAACCTGCGCACGAAAGGGTTGGTAGTATCAGGCGTGCAAAACTTTCAGAACTATAATTTTTACTTGCCTGATAATATAAACAACGGCGAAGCAATGATAACGGCAACGGACGGCAACGGGGAGAGCATAATAAACGCCTCTAAATCTAACGGCGCAATTAGACTTAGAGATGCAAATATTAAGGTATATACGGTAAATCCGTTAAACATAGGCGACAGATACGTTCTCATCAAAAGTTCGTCATACAATTTTGACGGAAGTCCAAGCGATGTGACGATTGCAAAAAACAAGTTAAAAATTTTTGAAGTTGGTTTATCAATAGACCCGGTAGGCAGCGGCGAAGAATTAGCGGTGGCAGTAACGGGCGTTAAAGTCAATCCGCAGAGCAAAGCGTTATCAGAGGAGCGCGTAGCCTCTATAGCGTTTATAGGGCAAGGCGCGGATTTAATAGCCGACAAAGCTTATGCATCTGCTGCAGCGTCTTTGAGTTCTATAAACTCGGGCAGATTTGCGCCGTTTATAGCTATATCCGGAGGTAAGTCTCGGTATAAAACGGGTTCGCACGCAGATATCAGCGGAGTAACTCTTGCGGCCGGGCTTGCCAAAGGTTTTGAGATAAAAAACGCAAGTATAACTGCCGGCGCATTTATAGAACACGGCAACGGGAAGTATGAAAGCTTAAATGCATTTAACAGTTCAGGAGTTAACGATGTATTTGCAAATGGAATAATGCAATACACTGGCGGAGGACTGTTTGGAAAAATTGATTTTAGGAACAATTTTTACGTTGAAGCGTCCGGAAGGGCAGGCGGAGCCGGCAGCAACTTTAACAGCGATAGCATAATTGACGCAACCACAGGGCTTAATGCGAATTACGATTACGAATCTATGTATTTTGGAGCGCACATTGGCGGAGGATACAATTATAAAATAAACGACAAGTTTGGTCTTAACGGCAGCGCAAAATATTTTTACGCGCAACAAGCGGGGAAAGATATAAGCACGGCGATGGGTGAAAAAGTAAAGTTTGCGGGTATAAATTCTCAAAGGGTAAAGATAGGAGCAAAGTTGGAATATGTAGCGGCCGAGAAAATAACGCCGTATATCGGCGGAGCGTTTGAGTATGAGTTAGCGGGGAAAGCCGACGCCAAGATTGAGGGTTTAAGCGTTGACGCTCCAAGTATAGAAGGTGCAAGCGGTATAGGAGAAATAGGAGTAAGCGGCAGCATTGGAAAATTTATAATAGATATTGGCGCCAAAGGATATGCAGGTGCGCGTCAAGGCGTAGAAGGAATGCTGAAAGCGAAGTTAACGATATAG
- a CDS encoding DNA recombination protein RmuC, producing MSIFIAISCFVFGALSAAIFFIYKSSAKTQKIKDLQEDIQKRANLEESLKTEFENIASKVLEQKNSKISDLNKQALENVVSPFKEKIKEFQDKVEKIHNDQSQQQAVLNSELKRLMELNKQVSEEANNLAEALKGENKIQGNWGELNIERIFEAAGMLKGTHYEAQKSFADDNGRKIPDYIVNLPEGKHIVVDSKTSLTAYEKYFNAENADDKKVFLKEHISSIKKHIDELSGKNYQDLEELNQPDYILMFVPVDAAAALAMREDSNLAEYAFKKHVVITTPSTFLATLKIISYMWRQENQKKNVLEIAKQGGLLYDRFVDFVQVLEDTDELIGKAKSKTEEAKRKLSNPDRKGDSLIGRAEKLKELGAPVKKQLK from the coding sequence ATGAGTATTTTTATTGCAATTTCATGTTTTGTTTTCGGCGCGCTTTCGGCGGCGATTTTTTTTATTTACAAAAGTTCCGCCAAAACGCAAAAGATTAAAGATTTGCAGGAAGATATTCAAAAGCGGGCAAATCTTGAAGAATCTTTAAAAACCGAGTTTGAAAATATAGCGTCTAAAGTTTTAGAACAAAAAAATTCTAAAATTTCGGACTTAAATAAACAGGCGCTGGAAAACGTCGTTTCTCCGTTTAAAGAAAAAATAAAAGAGTTTCAGGATAAAGTTGAAAAAATTCACAACGACCAATCCCAGCAGCAAGCGGTTTTAAACAGCGAGCTTAAAAGACTTATGGAGCTTAACAAACAAGTAAGCGAAGAAGCCAATAATTTAGCGGAAGCTTTAAAAGGCGAAAATAAAATTCAGGGCAACTGGGGAGAGCTTAACATAGAAAGAATTTTTGAAGCCGCCGGCATGCTTAAGGGGACTCATTATGAGGCGCAAAAATCTTTTGCCGACGATAACGGCAGAAAAATTCCGGACTACATAGTAAATCTTCCCGAAGGGAAGCATATAGTTGTAGATTCTAAAACGTCTCTTACGGCTTACGAGAAATATTTTAACGCTGAAAATGCCGACGATAAAAAAGTTTTTTTAAAAGAGCATATATCAAGCATAAAAAAACATATAGACGAACTTTCCGGAAAAAATTATCAGGATTTGGAAGAATTAAACCAGCCGGATTATATTTTAATGTTTGTTCCCGTTGACGCGGCCGCCGCGCTTGCCATGCGCGAAGATTCTAATCTTGCGGAATACGCGTTTAAAAAGCATGTGGTTATAACTACCCCGTCAACTTTTCTTGCAACGTTAAAAATTATATCTTACATGTGGCGTCAGGAAAACCAGAAAAAAAACGTTTTGGAAATTGCAAAACAAGGCGGGCTTTTATACGACAGATTTGTTGATTTTGTTCAGGTTTTGGAAGATACCGACGAGCTTATAGGCAAAGCTAAAAGTAAAACCGAAGAAGCCAAAAGAAAACTTTCTAACCCTGACAGGAAAGGCGACAGCCTTATAGGAAGAGCCGAAAAACTCAAAGAACTCGGCGCGCCTGTGAAGAAACAATTGAAATAA
- a CDS encoding RNase H family protein, producing the protein MTLCKDELQKKAQELCAALKIDNIEAKFSNESFRDYLVVLELARGAGKLSLYYKPSAKTYSLKKKITDKNIEAAINKIWDSLTGVKTYAAASGIYEAFVDGSFIGGAVGYGAVIYLGDEVKAELSGTIEDVQFRQFGGELKSVIETLKWCEKNNVARVRINYDYEGIEKFATGVWQPKNDLSKEYAQFVKNSKIALQWRHIKSHTGNSKNDFADKLAKEAALSAAKNILI; encoded by the coding sequence ATGACGCTCTGTAAAGACGAACTTCAAAAAAAAGCGCAGGAACTTTGCGCCGCGCTTAAAATAGATAATATTGAAGCTAAATTCAGCAATGAAAGTTTCAGAGATTATCTCGTTGTTTTAGAGTTGGCGCGCGGCGCCGGCAAACTTTCGCTTTACTATAAACCTTCGGCTAAAACTTATTCTTTAAAGAAAAAAATAACCGATAAAAATATTGAAGCGGCTATAAACAAAATCTGGGACAGTCTTACCGGCGTAAAAACTTACGCCGCCGCAAGCGGTATTTACGAAGCTTTTGTTGACGGGTCTTTTATCGGCGGCGCGGTTGGTTACGGCGCAGTAATTTATCTTGGCGACGAAGTTAAGGCGGAACTTTCGGGAACTATTGAAGATGTTCAGTTCAGACAGTTCGGCGGCGAGCTTAAATCCGTTATAGAAACTTTAAAATGGTGCGAAAAAAATAATGTTGCGCGCGTAAGAATAAACTACGATTACGAAGGTATAGAAAAATTTGCTACAGGCGTTTGGCAGCCGAAAAATGATTTATCCAAAGAATACGCGCAGTTTGTTAAAAATTCAAAAATAGCTTTACAGTGGCGCCACATAAAAAGCCACACCGGCAACTCAAAAAATGATTTTGCCGATAAACTTGCAAAAGAAGCGGCGCTTTCGGCAGCAAAAAATATTTTAATATAA
- a CDS encoding helix-turn-helix domain-containing protein, translating to MSQELKQIGVRIKTMREISGLSPADFAKSIGLDEQTYFKYEEGKADIPVSVLSAISSKYNVEVTSLLTGGEPRLSRINVVRKGKGLSIERRKEYKYQDLAFNFQHKKAEVFLVTAEPKNIEPTHAYAHLGQEFNYIIEGTLKLIFDGKEYVLEEGDSVYFDATRKHTMAAVGDKPAKFIAVVL from the coding sequence ATGAGCCAAGAACTAAAACAAATCGGCGTGCGAATTAAAACCATGAGAGAAATTTCAGGATTATCTCCCGCCGATTTTGCAAAAAGCATCGGACTTGACGAACAAACGTACTTCAAGTATGAAGAAGGCAAAGCGGATATTCCCGTAAGCGTGTTGTCGGCGATTTCTTCAAAGTATAATGTTGAAGTTACGTCTTTGCTTACAGGCGGAGAACCGCGCCTTTCAAGAATTAACGTTGTGCGTAAAGGCAAGGGCTTGAGCATTGAAAGAAGAAAAGAATATAAATATCAGGATTTGGCTTTTAATTTTCAGCATAAAAAAGCCGAAGTTTTTTTAGTAACCGCCGAACCGAAAAATATTGAACCCACACACGCGTACGCGCATTTGGGACAGGAGTTTAACTATATTATAGAAGGAACCTTAAAATTAATTTTTGACGGCAAAGAATACGTTTTGGAAGAGGGCGATTCCGTCTATTTTGACGCAACGCGTAAACACACAATGGCGGCTGTCGGCGACAAACCTGCAAAATTTATAGCCGTAGTATTATAA
- a CDS encoding AMP-binding protein produces MLVDKYTKSSYESYEDFLENCKIKVPDNFNFGFDIVDVTADATPNKKAMIWCNEEGDERTFTFDDIKRQSNKAANFFKALGIKKGDAVMLMLKRRFEYWFCIVALHKIGAIAIPATHLLKVKDIKYRVESADIKMILSAAEPRITDVVDEAKKDLPGLKHLVSIHGKVDGWLEYNKEIEKYSDVFPRPAGKDATVNDDIMLLYFTSGTTGMPKMVCHDNTYPLGHILTARFWQNLDDTSIHLTVADTGWAKTAWGKIYGQWICGACLFTYDFERFHPKDLMEKLAKHGVTSFCAPPTVYRHLIKEDISKYDLSKLKYAETAGEPLNPEVFHQFKKATGLELKEGFGQTETVVFAATFPWIEPRLGSMGKPAAGWDVDIVDDENNPCEAGEEGHFVIRTGKSKPVGLFHGYYRDEALLKSVWSNGIYDTGDVAFKDEDGYLWFVGRSDDVIKSSGYRIGPFEVESALIEHPCVLECAITGVPDDERGAVVKATVVLAKGYEPSDKLIAELQEHVKKVTAPYKYPRIIEFVKELPKTISGKIRRVEIRETDSNK; encoded by the coding sequence ATGTTAGTGGATAAATATACAAAATCAAGTTACGAGTCGTATGAAGATTTTTTGGAAAACTGTAAAATAAAAGTTCCGGATAATTTTAATTTCGGGTTTGACATAGTTGACGTTACCGCCGATGCAACGCCAAATAAAAAAGCCATGATTTGGTGTAACGAAGAAGGCGATGAAAGAACCTTTACTTTTGACGATATAAAAAGACAAAGCAACAAAGCGGCAAATTTTTTTAAAGCTCTCGGCATAAAAAAAGGCGACGCCGTTATGCTTATGCTTAAAAGACGTTTTGAATATTGGTTTTGCATTGTTGCCCTGCACAAAATAGGCGCAATAGCAATTCCCGCGACGCACTTGTTGAAAGTTAAAGACATAAAATACAGAGTTGAATCTGCGGATATTAAAATGATACTTTCCGCCGCCGAGCCGAGAATTACGGACGTTGTTGACGAGGCGAAAAAAGATTTGCCCGGTCTTAAACATTTAGTTTCAATTCACGGTAAAGTTGACGGCTGGTTGGAATACAATAAAGAAATAGAAAAATATTCCGACGTTTTCCCAAGACCTGCGGGAAAAGACGCAACTGTAAACGACGACATTATGCTTTTGTATTTTACCTCGGGCACAACGGGAATGCCAAAAATGGTATGCCACGACAACACTTACCCGTTAGGGCATATTCTAACCGCAAGATTTTGGCAGAATTTAGACGATACAAGCATACATCTTACGGTTGCGGATACCGGCTGGGCAAAAACGGCGTGGGGAAAAATATACGGACAATGGATTTGCGGGGCATGTCTTTTCACATACGATTTTGAAAGATTTCACCCGAAAGATTTAATGGAAAAATTAGCAAAACACGGCGTAACGTCTTTTTGCGCGCCGCCCACGGTTTACAGGCATTTAATTAAAGAAGACATTTCAAAATACGATTTGTCTAAATTGAAATACGCGGAAACTGCCGGCGAGCCGTTAAATCCGGAAGTTTTCCATCAATTTAAAAAAGCAACGGGGCTTGAACTTAAAGAAGGTTTCGGTCAAACCGAAACCGTAGTTTTTGCCGCAACTTTCCCGTGGATAGAACCAAGGCTCGGTTCAATGGGAAAACCCGCCGCGGGCTGGGACGTTGACATTGTTGACGACGAAAATAATCCCTGCGAAGCCGGAGAAGAAGGACATTTTGTTATAAGAACCGGGAAATCAAAACCCGTCGGGCTTTTTCACGGATATTACAGAGACGAAGCCCTTTTAAAAAGCGTTTGGAGCAACGGAATATACGATACCGGCGACGTAGCTTTTAAAGACGAAGACGGATACCTGTGGTTTGTGGGGCGTTCCGACGATGTTATAAAAAGTTCCGGATATAGAATTGGGCCTTTTGAAGTTGAAAGCGCTTTAATTGAACACCCTTGCGTTTTGGAATGCGCAATTACCGGCGTTCCCGACGATGAAAGAGGCGCGGTTGTAAAAGCCACGGTGGTTCTTGCAAAGGGATACGAGCCCAGCGATAAACTTATAGCCGAACTTCAGGAGCATGTTAAAAAAGTTACCGCTCCGTATAAATATCCCAGAATAATTGAATTTGTAAAAGAACTTCCAAAAACCATAAGCGGAAAAATCCGCCGAGTAGAAATTCGCGAAACAGACAGCAATAAATAA
- the pta gene encoding phosphate acetyltransferase — protein sequence MDIRNHILNLAKKINGTVILPESADARVLTAAQLLVKEGIAKVVLPAQDVEAVKKAAADANVDISKMEVVKIDRALLDEKKVEAFVAARSKKGMTPEDALKLLNHPLYFSMMYLKSGKANACVCGAVYDTADVLRSSIHVVGTAEGIKYVSSYFLMIPPEGHKVVKEPVLFADCGVNPDPDALGLKDISVSTAQNFKKLFPNRNANVALLSFSTKGSAKNQMLQKVIDATHLLKEHFKDDKTVNVDGELQFDAAIMPEVGKRKAPDSAVAGKANIFVFPDLNAGNIGYKMAERLGEFQALGPIIQGLALPVSDLSRGSKADDIYLVSAIMLLQSGK from the coding sequence ATGGACATCAGAAACCACATTCTTAATCTTGCAAAAAAAATTAACGGAACAGTTATTCTTCCGGAAAGCGCCGACGCCAGAGTTTTAACTGCGGCGCAATTGCTTGTTAAAGAAGGCATTGCAAAAGTTGTTTTGCCGGCTCAAGACGTTGAAGCCGTTAAAAAAGCGGCGGCAGACGCAAACGTAGATATTTCAAAAATGGAAGTTGTAAAAATAGACCGCGCGCTTCTTGACGAAAAAAAAGTGGAAGCTTTTGTGGCGGCTCGTTCAAAAAAAGGAATGACGCCCGAAGACGCTCTCAAACTTTTAAATCATCCTTTATATTTTTCCATGATGTATTTGAAAAGCGGCAAAGCCAACGCCTGCGTTTGCGGCGCGGTTTATGATACCGCCGACGTTTTGCGTTCAAGCATTCACGTTGTCGGCACCGCCGAGGGTATTAAATACGTTTCGTCTTACTTTTTAATGATTCCTCCGGAAGGTCATAAAGTTGTTAAAGAACCTGTTTTGTTTGCCGATTGCGGAGTAAATCCGGATCCTGACGCGCTTGGATTAAAAGATATTTCGGTTTCAACCGCGCAAAACTTTAAAAAGCTTTTCCCGAACAGAAACGCAAATGTCGCTCTTTTGTCTTTTTCAACAAAAGGCAGCGCAAAAAATCAGATGCTTCAAAAAGTTATAGACGCAACGCATCTTTTAAAAGAACATTTTAAAGACGATAAAACCGTTAACGTTGACGGGGAACTTCAGTTTGACGCCGCAATTATGCCCGAAGTAGGCAAAAGAAAAGCGCCGGATTCCGCAGTTGCAGGCAAGGCTAATATTTTTGTTTTTCCCGATTTAAACGCAGGAAATATAGGTTATAAAATGGCGGAGCGTTTGGGCGAGTTTCAGGCGTTGGGTCCTATAATTCAAGGGCTTGCTCTTCCCGTAAGCGATTTAAGCCGCGGTTCAAAAGCCGACGACATTTATTTGGTTTCGGCAATAATGCTTTTACAGAGCGGAAAATAA
- a CDS encoding amidohydrolase family protein — MEIIDSHTHAYPEKVVERAKENLQKSFSRQMITMPVLDNLYKYMDEAGISKSVIASVASRPDQVLSINNWLFSIKDPRVIAFASMHPYFAGFKEELKRIKDNASGIKLQSEFQLFFVDEEKAFPMYEELQKLEIPVLFHCGVELSSPGAVRSSPERILNVMNKFPHLKIIGAHMGGYLLWEDSLEKLAGKNIYFDTSDSVGNMPPELLDKFFAKHGYDKILFGSDFPLEIPKKEVDAVKALNISQENKEKIFAKNIKNLLKI; from the coding sequence ATGGAAATAATAGATTCTCACACGCACGCTTATCCGGAAAAAGTTGTAGAAAGAGCAAAGGAAAATCTTCAAAAATCTTTCAGCCGCCAAATGATAACAATGCCGGTGTTAGATAATTTGTATAAATATATGGATGAAGCCGGCATATCAAAAAGCGTCATTGCGTCGGTGGCTTCCCGCCCCGATCAAGTGCTTTCCATTAATAACTGGCTTTTTTCAATAAAAGATCCGCGCGTTATTGCTTTTGCGTCCATGCATCCGTATTTTGCCGGTTTTAAAGAAGAGCTGAAAAGAATAAAAGACAACGCTTCGGGAATAAAGCTTCAATCCGAATTTCAGCTTTTTTTTGTTGACGAAGAAAAAGCTTTTCCTATGTATGAAGAGCTTCAAAAACTTGAAATTCCGGTTTTGTTTCATTGCGGCGTAGAATTAAGTTCTCCGGGCGCGGTGCGTTCTTCCCCTGAGAGAATTTTAAATGTAATGAATAAATTTCCGCATCTTAAAATTATAGGCGCGCACATGGGCGGCTATTTGCTGTGGGAAGATTCTTTGGAAAAACTTGCCGGAAAAAATATTTATTTTGACACTTCGGACAGCGTAGGCAACATGCCGCCGGAACTGTTGGATAAATTTTTTGCAAAACACGGTTACGATAAAATTTTGTTCGGTTCGGACTTTCCTCTTGAAATTCCTAAAAAGGAAGTTGACGCCGTTAAAGCGTTAAATATATCGCAGGAAAACAAAGAAAAAATCTTCGCTAAAAACATAAAAAACCTTTTGAAAATCTGA
- the pheA gene encoding prephenate dehydratase, whose product MKTNLAVVRKNIDKTDREIARLLNKRARLALDVGKVKGKTGKAVYVPSREKEVLKNVLSALKKSKPVLSLQAIEDIYTEIISACRNLETPTKIAFLGPWATFTHQAAMKKFGSSGNFVPCATPGEVLDDVEKGRSDFGVVPVENSNEGSVNVTLDMLVETELAVCGEISLKIEQCFLVKDPKAKILRIYSHSHALAQCRTWLLRNYPDAELISVSSTAEAAKMAVKETHAAAVASEAAAKIYDLFVIEKGIQDSKQNFTRFFVIGKIAARPSGKDKTSLVFMIKDKPGALHKILESFEKNKINLTKIQSRPTKKKAWEYMFFVDLEGHVEDKNVAKAIKALKDESIFVKILGSYPVN is encoded by the coding sequence ATGAAAACAAATTTGGCGGTTGTAAGAAAAAACATAGATAAAACAGACAGAGAAATTGCGCGGCTTTTAAATAAAAGAGCGCGCCTTGCTCTTGATGTCGGTAAAGTTAAAGGTAAAACCGGCAAAGCCGTTTATGTGCCTTCGCGCGAAAAAGAAGTTTTAAAAAATGTGCTTTCGGCGTTAAAAAAATCTAAACCGGTTTTAAGCTTGCAGGCTATAGAAGATATTTATACGGAAATAATCAGCGCGTGCAGAAATCTTGAAACTCCTACGAAAATCGCTTTTTTAGGTCCGTGGGCTACGTTTACGCATCAGGCGGCAATGAAAAAGTTCGGCTCGTCGGGAAACTTTGTTCCGTGCGCCACTCCCGGTGAAGTTTTAGACGATGTTGAAAAAGGGCGTTCTGATTTCGGCGTGGTGCCCGTGGAAAATTCCAACGAGGGTTCCGTAAACGTTACGCTTGACATGCTTGTTGAAACGGAACTTGCCGTTTGCGGCGAAATAAGCTTGAAAATAGAACAGTGCTTTTTGGTAAAAGACCCGAAAGCGAAAATTTTAAGAATTTATTCTCATTCTCACGCTCTTGCCCAGTGCAGAACGTGGCTTTTAAGAAATTATCCCGACGCGGAACTTATATCTGTTTCTTCCACCGCGGAAGCCGCAAAAATGGCCGTTAAAGAAACGCATGCCGCGGCTGTAGCGTCTGAAGCGGCTGCCAAAATTTACGATTTGTTCGTTATAGAAAAAGGCATACAAGACAGCAAACAAAATTTCACAAGATTTTTTGTTATAGGCAAAATTGCCGCCCGCCCGAGCGGGAAAGATAAAACAAGTCTTGTATTTATGATAAAAGACAAGCCGGGCGCGCTTCATAAAATTTTGGAAAGTTTTGAAAAAAATAAAATTAATCTTACAAAAATTCAGTCGCGCCCTACAAAAAAGAAAGCGTGGGAATATATGTTTTTTGTGGATTTAGAAGGACATGTTGAAGATAAAAACGTAGCAAAAGCGATTAAGGCGCTAAAAGACGAAAGTATATTTGTAAAAATTCTTGGTTCATATCCGGTTAATTAG